In Acidobacteriota bacterium, the DNA window CCACTGACGTTGAGGCCACGGCCCGGCTCGTCGCTGAAGGCGCCGAGACCCGCGTGGATGTGGGTCGCATTGAAGATCACTTTTTCCTGAACATCACGGGCTTCGGCTTCGACGTGGCGGTGCTCGAAGATATTCTCTACGGTTCAGTTCTCAGGGCCGCCTGCCTCTGAAACCGACGGCGAATACCGCCAGGCGAAGACCGCCGAACTCGAAATCGCGTGTGTGCTGGCGCACTGCGGCTGGTTGCGCCAGCGCCACCTCGGCGCCGTCACAGGCGCCTCAAGAATGAAGGCCATCAGTTTCGCCGCGCCGATTCCGACGTATCTCGCCACACAAGTCGCCGGCAGACTCTCGGAACGCTGGCTCGTCGGACCTCACGCCTGCACGCGCTACGCCGACGTCGCCACCCCTGATTTGCCCGGCCAGGACTGGGTGCGCATTCGCACCGTGCTCCGGCGGCATCTGCGGCAGCGACCTCGCCATCGTCGCCCTCGGGCGAGTCCGTCCACCTCGCCGTTTTCGAGTTTTCCGTTTGTGATCGGTCACGAAAACGTCGGGGTGATCGAAGCCTGCGGCACGAGCGTGCG includes these proteins:
- a CDS encoding alcohol dehydrogenase catalytic domain-containing protein, with product MKAISFAAPIPTYLATQVAGRLSERWLVGPHACTRYADVATPDLPGQDWVRIRTVLRRHLRQRPRHRRPRASPSTSPFSSFPFVIGHENVGVIEACGTSVRGFGGDRVTVNPLLCCEPRGSHHPVRPARAGTILAAILYRRSDCARHVHRHHAGARRQLGRALRGASVPARQCGRQGERHRRRH